A genomic window from Halorubrum trapanicum includes:
- a CDS encoding AbrB/MazE/SpoVT family DNA-binding domain-containing protein: MSKTESEKVVSVSSRGQATIPKEFREELGIDTPGRVKFIRTEEGDIVVRPIHSVTDLRGVLEGKTDEQGRSATERLQEERTADKASEEELRRRYAGDDEGDA, encoded by the coding sequence ATGAGTAAGACAGAGTCTGAAAAAGTGGTGTCCGTATCGTCGCGCGGGCAAGCCACAATCCCGAAGGAGTTCCGTGAGGAGTTGGGTATCGACACGCCCGGCCGTGTGAAGTTCATTCGGACCGAAGAGGGCGACATCGTTGTTCGCCCCATCCACTCGGTTACGGACCTGCGTGGGGTTCTGGAAGGGAAAACCGACGAGCAGGGGCGCTCAGCAACCGAGCGCCTCCAAGAGGAACGGACAGCGGACAAAGCCAGTGAAGAAGAGTTGCGGCGGCGCTACGCCGGTGACGACGAGGGTGACGCATGA
- a CDS encoding DUF368 domain-containing protein, with product MADLREWATIYLKGVAMGSADAVPGVSGGTIALIVGIYERLIAAVTAVDPDRARRVLAGVRPGGRADARAAFREVDGAFLLVLGGGIGTAVVTVLSAVNRLLTTQPVATYGFFFGLIAASAAVLLGDVDLATPRRKAAAVAGFALAFLASGVAATALGNPLPVVFVAGGLAVSAMVLPGISGSLLLVVLGQYEYMSGVVARFVDAAGALALGDGADALVETLPPVAAFLLGGVCGLFTIAHAVRYALARARAATLAFLVSLVVGALRAPLVEVFARLAESGESWRAAAPRFALAALVGAGLVAVLNRYSATIEY from the coding sequence ATGGCCGACCTCCGCGAGTGGGCGACGATATACCTCAAGGGCGTGGCGATGGGGAGCGCCGACGCCGTGCCGGGCGTCTCCGGCGGCACCATCGCGCTGATCGTCGGGATCTACGAGCGGCTGATCGCGGCGGTCACCGCCGTCGACCCCGACCGCGCCCGCCGCGTGCTCGCCGGCGTCCGACCGGGCGGCCGCGCCGACGCGCGGGCCGCGTTCCGCGAGGTCGACGGCGCCTTCCTCCTCGTGTTGGGCGGGGGGATCGGCACCGCGGTCGTGACCGTGTTGAGCGCGGTCAACCGCCTGCTCACGACCCAGCCGGTGGCGACGTACGGCTTCTTCTTCGGGCTGATCGCGGCCAGCGCCGCGGTGCTGCTCGGCGACGTCGACCTCGCGACGCCGCGCCGGAAGGCCGCCGCGGTCGCCGGCTTCGCGCTCGCGTTCCTCGCGTCCGGCGTCGCGGCGACCGCGCTCGGCAACCCCCTACCGGTCGTCTTCGTCGCCGGGGGCCTCGCCGTCAGCGCGATGGTGCTGCCCGGGATCTCGGGCTCGCTGCTGCTCGTCGTCCTCGGCCAGTACGAGTACATGTCCGGCGTCGTCGCGCGGTTCGTCGACGCCGCCGGCGCGCTCGCGCTGGGCGACGGCGCGGACGCGCTCGTCGAGACGCTGCCGCCGGTGGCGGCGTTCCTCCTCGGCGGCGTCTGCGGGCTATTCACCATCGCGCACGCCGTCCGCTACGCGCTGGCGCGGGCGCGGGCCGCCACGCTCGCGTTCCTCGTGAGCCTCGTCGTCGGGGCGCTGCGCGCGCCGCTGGTGGAGGTGTTTGCGCGGCTGGCCGAGAGCGGCGAGTCCTGGCGCGCGGCCGCGCCGCGGTTCGCGCTGGCCGCGCTCGTCGGCGCCGGGCTCGTGGCCGTTCTGAATCGGTACTCCGCGACCATCGAGTACTGA
- a CDS encoding PIN domain-containing protein, which yields MTNGAEIPETIVFDAEPLIAYFCNEPGSDTVETYVEAIEGAADGYISAANLAEVHYIVRAIDGEERADAVVDVLEESGIRRVDTEQTWASAADFKFRYSPALGDAFALGTAAHVDGMLLVGADDDYDDVTDVPITRFRTEPA from the coding sequence ATGACCAACGGGGCTGAGATTCCCGAAACGATCGTCTTCGACGCCGAACCACTCATCGCCTATTTCTGTAACGAACCAGGGAGCGACACCGTCGAAACGTACGTTGAGGCCATCGAAGGCGCAGCAGACGGCTACATCTCGGCGGCCAATCTTGCCGAGGTCCATTATATTGTCCGGGCGATCGACGGCGAGGAGCGCGCTGATGCCGTCGTCGACGTTCTCGAGGAAAGTGGCATCCGTCGCGTCGACACCGAACAGACATGGGCGTCAGCAGCCGACTTCAAATTCCGCTACTCGCCAGCACTCGGTGATGCTTTTGCGCTCGGGACAGCAGCGCACGTCGACGGGATGCTGTTGGTCGGTGCCGACGACGACTACGACGACGTCACCGATGTCCCGATCACTCGGTTCCGGACCGAACCAGCTTGA
- a CDS encoding thioredoxin family protein — protein sequence MVQMESDSALDRGDAAPDFELPGADGETYALDDFDADALLIVFTCNHCPYAKAKIDLLNELAAGYDDLAVVGINPNDADAYPEDSFEAMREAVADGTVAYDAYLRDETGEVAAAYDAVCTPDPFLFGREDGAWRLRYHGRLDDALNPDDEPTEFYIRDAVDAVLAGEDVEIPDRPSRGCSIKWPDA from the coding sequence ATGGTCCAGATGGAATCCGACTCGGCGCTCGACCGCGGCGACGCCGCGCCCGACTTCGAACTGCCCGGCGCGGACGGGGAAACGTACGCGCTCGACGACTTCGACGCGGACGCGCTGCTCATCGTGTTTACGTGTAACCACTGCCCGTACGCGAAGGCGAAGATCGACCTGCTGAACGAGCTCGCCGCCGGGTACGACGACCTCGCGGTCGTCGGGATCAACCCCAACGACGCCGACGCGTACCCCGAGGACTCCTTCGAGGCGATGCGCGAGGCGGTCGCGGACGGCACCGTCGCGTACGACGCGTACCTCCGCGACGAGACCGGCGAGGTCGCGGCCGCCTACGACGCGGTGTGTACCCCCGACCCGTTCCTCTTCGGCCGCGAGGACGGCGCGTGGCGGCTGCGCTACCACGGCCGCCTCGACGACGCGCTCAACCCCGACGACGAGCCGACCGAGTTCTACATTCGCGACGCGGTCGACGCCGTCCTCGCGGGCGAGGACGTCGAAATCCCGGACCGGCCCTCCCGGGGCTGTTCGATCAAATGGCCCGACGCCTGA